GGGTGGAGATTGAGAGCTTCTGCTCTGCCTTCTGTTTGTAAAGATGGGAGGGACAAGGCAGGCAGTGAAGGGAGGAGCTGGACAGAGCACTGGCCAATGGCCAGGGACTCCTTGGGGTAGAGCTGTGTGGGATGCAGAGCTGCAGAGGGTGGGCCCATACCAGCTGTTACCCTGCCATCTGTGTGCTGCTGGCCTCCAGGGCTGACACCAGACAGCATGCTCCTGAAGGCACCTTTGCTTCTGGGGCTCATTACACTGGTGTCTCATGTCTGTAGTTCTGACTTTGTGGACATTAGTAGGAGAGCAAATCACTTTGCCCTGTGTGTGGAGTTTGCAGTGTTCCATTTCAACCAAGTCTATCCAGATGAGTATGCATACAAATTGCTGTGGGTACGGCGAAGCCAGCGCAAGGTAAGTGGTGTATCCTCCCTCCCTGTGGCTCCATATTCACCTAGAGACCACACTTAGGAGGGGCGAGTCCTGGATCCACAGGGAAGAGCATTCTTAAATGCCCAGATCTGTTTTTGTCTGTTGTATCATCATTTTAATTTGGCAAATATTGGTAAAAAAACACAAGTTCTCATTAGAAGTATTCCAGGTTTCCAATTTGTTTTCCTCATGAGTGAGGCCCCTGAATAacaaaggggagaaggaaagaggtgaGCAGAAAGTAAGTACTGAAGACAGAGATCCAGCTGCGGAGTGAAAGAGGGAAGAACAGGGGCTGATGAGGCAACTGAGAGAAGCTAGAGTGggacaaacaaacaagaaacactAAGAAAAGTGGTAGATGGGAAACAAAATCCTGAGAAGGAAAGGCATGACAGCAGTTGAGCTGTGAGTCTCCTGTATGAAGCACTGTGGGTCCAAGCCTGGGTGGGAGATAGCAGAGACGACAGGCAGGGATGTGTTCTCATGTGACTGTTATGCTGGTGAGGACAGGCCAACGGCCCCCAAGTTCATAAGTGAAATAGTGGAAAGCTGGGGCAAGAGCTGCACGTGTGGGGGCCCAGGGCTGAGGGGAGGTGAGAGGTATGgggagtggtcagggaaggcatcTAAATGACCGGTACTCCTGGAAGGACCCAGTCACATGGAGGGTGGGGATAAGGAGGGCAGGCAGCTGTGGAGAGGACCCTAGAGGAACAAGCAACAAGTGTCCCTGGGGATGGCCTGAAATTCCAGGGACTGGATTTGCTATGAAAGAGGTGCAGAGAGGCAGGAGTGCAGTGGGAAGTGGGACTAGAGGCACCTTCAGGGCCCCAGGTGAAGACTTGGGATGTTATCCTTGGAGTTCTGGAGACCTATGGAAGGGGCTCTCTCAGAGTCTCCACAGCCAGTGGCATGTAGTGGTCACTGGGAAATGGAAGAAGTGCTGGCTTCTGTATCTGTTGGAGGTTGATGTGGAGTGCATTGGTATGAGGGTGTGAAAGAGGCTCAAGGACGGACCCTGGGTGTTTTCCCAGAACACATGGGTGTGCAGTGATTCTATCAACTGAAAAGACACAGCAGGTTTGGAGGAGACACAAATAGATCTGGGAATTTAGGATTCCTGAAACAGCCCAGGCAGAAGAAGGTCTTGTGTTATAGAGCCTTAAAAGTGAGAAAGAGGTTGGGTCTGATAGAAATGTGTCATTAGTCTCTGTTGGGAAAACCGTTCCCACTGCTGTTTATTCTTACCATTTTGTGCTCTCTTTGGACAGAATACATACTGCTGTCCAGAACTCATTCTGTCCATGCCCAGATTCTGGTCCCTGCATGAA
This sequence is a window from Lynx canadensis isolate LIC74 chromosome A3, mLynCan4.pri.v2, whole genome shotgun sequence. Protein-coding genes within it:
- the LOC115509686 gene encoding probable cystatin-15; this encodes MLLKAPLLLGLITLVSHVCSSDFVDISRRANHFALCVEFAVFHFNQVYPDEYAYKLLWVRRSQRKQFTLIYLMELELGQTICSKQDEDLENCPLQEGPREKKVDCTFVVDIRPWLSQFSLLNSTCVQK